TAAGCGAACAGCCCGCAATCCGACGTGCTTCCAGCAAGGCGGCCGCTGGCGTTTGCGCGACGCAAATCGTCTGTAGACTCGCATCATTTTCCCGCTGCAACAGCAAAATTTGCTGCGATCGTGCATAGGCAAAAGGCAGTACGGGGCGTAATTCTATAATCTGGGAGGCAACGTCACTCATTTCCCGCCCGCCGGATAAAACGCCACAATGGAAGACTGAACCTGACGGAACGTATAGGCGTTCCCACCTTCCGGCAAGCGCAGTAAATCGTTATCCAGCAGATTAGCCTTCCCGCCATTCGCCTCTCGCTGCTTCTCTTCTTCAGCATTGAACGAATGATACTTACTGGCAGAGGCGCTCTGATATTGGCTGCGATCGCGAATAATGGAAGGACGGATAAACAACATCAGGTTACGCTTTTTCGTCTCCTGACTGTTGGAACGGAATAGGTATCCCAGAACGGGAATATCCCCTAACAATGGCACTTTACTTGCTGACTCATTGGTACTTTTATCCAGCAAGCCACCCACCACGACGGTTTCGCCACTGCTGACCAGCACCGCGTTATTCACAGTACGCGTATTGAATGTGGCGCCGAGGTTGGTGCTGCTGCTGGAAGCCGCATCTGCCACGCTGGATACTTCCTGTTCGATCTCCAGCAGAACGGAGTCACCTTCGTTAATTTGGGGCTTCACTTTCAATTTGATACCGACCGTTTTACGCTCCACCGTTTGGAAAACATTGTCACCGGATGTCGTCTGCGACCCCGCCAATACCGGCACTTCCTGACCGACGTTAAACGTCGCTTCCATGTTGTCCAGCGTGACGATACTCGGCGTCGCCAGAATGTCGTTCTTGCTGTTGCTGGACAGCGCAGTCATCAGCATGCTCCAGTTCCCCTGATAGAAACCTGCGGCAATGCCGTTGAAGCTGCTCAATGCACTCGATGTTGCGGTATTCAGCGTCCCGTCACGCCGATACTGATCCGCTCCCGCAATCATTGTCGTGATCGGTAACCCGGTATTCGTAAACTGCGTCGTTCCTGCATTTTTATTGGCCCACTGAACACCCAGATTCATTCCGTCGGCATCCTGAACTTCCGCGATGATCGCTTCGACCAATACCTGTGGACGACGGATATCCAACTGTGCGATCACCTGCTCCAGATCCCTCATGATGTCAGGTGCAGCATTTACGATCAGGGAATTGGTTTGCTCATGTGCCTTAATCGAAATGTCTTTGCGCAGTGCAGGCAGCGCATTTTGCTGGTCGGTTTGGATGCTGTCACCGACGCCGGTAAGCACTTCGACCAGATCGGCAGCTTTGGCGTATTTGAGATAGATGACTTTGGTATTGCCCTGTACCGCCTGCTGGCGATCGAGCTGTTTGATCATATCAATCACGCGCTGGCGTGAATTCGGTTCTCCACGCACCAGCACCGAGTTGGTGCGTTCATCCGCCACCACATTCGCGGTCAACATCCCTGGCAAGGCGGATTTCTCATCCATCTTGTTCAGTTCATTCACCATCTTCACCACTTCCGTTGAGGACGCGTAAGACAGCGGTATGCTGGTCACATTCCGATCGCCCGTCTTATCAACCCGTTCGACAATCGTCATCAACCGCTTGATCACCCCCGCGCGTCCCGTCATCAACAGCACGTTCGACGGTTCGTAATGCACCACGCTCCCGGCACCGGCGTTGTCGTTCAACTGGCGCAACAGCGGTGCCAGATCGCGGGCGGCGACGTTGTTCACTGGCACAACACGCGTCACCACTTCATCACCAATGCCGGGCTGATCGTCAGTCGCCAGCGGCATAGA
The genomic region above belongs to Pectobacterium colocasium and contains:
- the gspD gene encoding type II secretion system secretin GspD; this translates as MLLLGGSVLLMASSLAWSAEFSASFKGTDIQEFINTVSKNLNKTVIIDPSVSGTITVRSYDMMNEEQYYQFFLSVLDVYGFTVIPMDNNVLKIIRSKDAKSTSMPLATDDQPGIGDEVVTRVVPVNNVAARDLAPLLRQLNDNAGAGSVVHYEPSNVLLMTGRAGVIKRLMTIVERVDKTGDRNVTSIPLSYASSTEVVKMVNELNKMDEKSALPGMLTANVVADERTNSVLVRGEPNSRQRVIDMIKQLDRQQAVQGNTKVIYLKYAKAADLVEVLTGVGDSIQTDQQNALPALRKDISIKAHEQTNSLIVNAAPDIMRDLEQVIAQLDIRRPQVLVEAIIAEVQDADGMNLGVQWANKNAGTTQFTNTGLPITTMIAGADQYRRDGTLNTATSSALSSFNGIAAGFYQGNWSMLMTALSSNSKNDILATPSIVTLDNMEATFNVGQEVPVLAGSQTTSGDNVFQTVERKTVGIKLKVKPQINEGDSVLLEIEQEVSSVADAASSSSTNLGATFNTRTVNNAVLVSSGETVVVGGLLDKSTNESASKVPLLGDIPVLGYLFRSNSQETKKRNLMLFIRPSIIRDRSQYQSASASKYHSFNAEEEKQREANGGKANLLDNDLLRLPEGGNAYTFRQVQSSIVAFYPAGGK